Genomic window (Sphingomonas sp. S1-29):
CGCAAGACGGGCGTGCGGCATCGGGTCAGCGCGCGCGCCGTGGTGCTGGCGGCGGGCACGGGCGAGACGACACGCTTGCTCCTCAATTCGGGTGAGCCGGGCCGGGGGCTTGCCAATGCGTCGGGCGAGCTCGGCCGCAACCTGACCGACTCCACCGGCGCGTCGTTCAGCGCCTTCATCCCCGGCCTTGCCGACCGGCCGCGCTATAACGAGGACGGCATCGGCGGGCAGCACGTCTACATCCCGTTCTGGCTGTACCAGGAGCAGCAGCGCGGCGAGCTCGACTTCGCGCGCGGCTATCATTTCGAGGTGTGGGGGCGCTTCGGCGTTCCCTCCCCCAACGTCCTGCCGCGGGTGTGGGGCGCGGACCTGAAAAAGGCGGTGCGTAGCGCGTCGGGGGCGACGATCGGGCTGTCGCTGCGCGGCGAGATGATCCCCAATAAGCAGACCTATTGCGAGATCGATCCGGGGGTGAAGGATCGCTTTGGCATCCCGGTGCTGCGCTTCGCCTTCCGCTTCTCGCGCCACGAGGTGAATCAGGTCGCGCATGGCCGCCGCATCGCGCACGCGTTGTTCGAACGCATGAACGGCCGGATCCTCGACGACCCGAGCCTGCCGCCCGAGAAGATCATGGCTGCGGGCGGCGAGATCATCCACGAGCTCGGCACCGCGCGGATGGGCACCGATGCGCGAACGTCGGTGGTCGACAGCTATGGCCGCGCCTGGGACGTCGACAATCTCGTTCTGATGGACGGCGCGATCTTCGCCTCGGGCGCGCACAAGAACCCCACGCTCACCATCCTGGCGCTCGCGCTGCGCGCCTCGGAGCAACTGGCCGCGCGCTTCAAGTCGGGAGCCTTCGCATGACGCCCTCGCGCCGGACGACGCTGCAATGGATGATCGCCGCGGCGGCAACCCCGCTCGCGCGCTGGATGCCCCC
Coding sequences:
- a CDS encoding GMC family oxidoreductase yields the protein MSRGPATAPADVIIVGSGAAGGMAAYSLTKAGLRCLMLEAGRDYDPQQEVNMLAPESDAPLRGSATPDKPFGYFDATVDGGWEVDGEPYTSTEGSGFRWWRPRMLGGRTNHWGRHVPRWGAYDFKPFSRDGLGVDWPIGYDDVAPYYDRVEKMIGVNGGPIGLENHPDSPADCLMPPPAPRVPELLLKATAESMGIPVRAAHTAVLTRDMPDPVAPRSACFNATPCSRGCTIGAMFQTTTSFLPMAKATGRLTVVTDAMVARVLTNQAGRATGVEYVDRKTGVRHRVSARAVVLAAGTGETTRLLLNSGEPGRGLANASGELGRNLTDSTGASFSAFIPGLADRPRYNEDGIGGQHVYIPFWLYQEQQRGELDFARGYHFEVWGRFGVPSPNVLPRVWGADLKKAVRSASGATIGLSLRGEMIPNKQTYCEIDPGVKDRFGIPVLRFAFRFSRHEVNQVAHGRRIAHALFERMNGRILDDPSLPPEKIMAAGGEIIHELGTARMGTDARTSVVDSYGRAWDVDNLVLMDGAIFASGAHKNPTLTILALALRASEQLAARFKSGAFA